In Xiphophorus maculatus strain JP 163 A chromosome 17, X_maculatus-5.0-male, whole genome shotgun sequence, the genomic stretch CCAGAGTCCTCTGAAGCCACCCGGAGACCGTTCTCTAAACTGGTCACTTTGGTTTCAGGGACATTTAGCGCCACCTGCTGAGCGGCCGGAGTAGCCAGCAGTCGCCGGGGTCCAACAGGAAGCTGAACAGGACAAAAGTGAAAGGTGGACTTAGAAATTATTTAGGCAAATCCCTGCAGATATTCATGAATATTTCCAAAAACTGCAAGCATGAGTATTTAATCATTttggtttagatttttcttAATTATGAGAAACAAATCCAACCAAATTGTTAGTTCTGGGTATTTCATGTTGTAGTAATTATTCATCTTGCCCTTACAACTTTCTTAAATTGTAAAACtcattcttttaaaatcttttaacttCCTATTTTGGGGCATTTACTGTATTTCCTACTTTAACTGACCCTattcatgtttaaatttttttttaaaaaaagcatccccacagcataatgttgccactaccatgtttcaccatggagATGGTgtacagtgttagttttctgtcacacacacatgacTTTGCATGCAAgtcaaaaagtttgattttggtctcatctgatcaCAGcaggttaaataaattaatttatgactgcaaaaaaaaaaaaaagtaagaaatttaAACAGGCCATCAGCTATCATATCAGCTAGCTTTGATGTCTAGCTAAAATGTTTAAGACCACTCAGCAATTTAAACTTGTTTTCGTTTCTTTAGGGTAACAGTAAGATAAAACCCAAGTATATTTATAATCATTTGTTCTCACTAATAAATTAAGCAAAGGTAAACATGGAAAGGTTTTCCTTGTTAGGGGAAAATTTTGATAACTTCTATAATAACCTGAAAACCGTTACAATCCCCCCAAAATCCCACAGTCTAAAATCCTTAGTCTCTAGAAATTGCAAGCAGTCACAGATAAAGATTAACTTAACTCAACTCTTAAAGTAAGAACAAAAAGTATAGACATGGGatgacgggggggggggggctatGGAGGTTGACTTGGGCCCCAAAATTACTAAGCCCCGCCTCTGTAAACGGCAAGTCATGATGATGATGCTTGATTTAAACAACTTATGTAAGTTTTTAATCACTCAGCACTATAATTAACAGCCAATGGCCACAGCTTTGGTTTATTAAACCGAGGAAGCATTCCAAATGAATAACAAAAAGATCCTGTAAAACCTTACCGTAAGGTTTTACTCCGTTATTCTGCGCATAGCAACTACAGGAGAAACAACAACGCAGAAACGCAGGAAAGAGACGCATAGCGCGCTCTGCTTACCCCGTCAGGACAACGCGTCTTCACTAAACATCTTTGAAGAAGATATCTCCCAGCTGACGTGAGGCGCTGTAAGGACGCCGCcatattgtttatttgtaacACTGCGCAAGCGTGGGGCCAACGCAACATCCGCCCAGTGTTACATAATAAGACCGTACAAATATCTACagtatgaacattttttaaaaacaaattacataaaCTGTGATGTTGCCTTCCTTCTAAACAATgttaaaattgtgtttaaaaagtgaattgtTTGATATGCAGTTTTGACAGTCACGAAGATGTAAACAATACCCACATAATATGCAGTCCATCTATGGGTCTGCGCAAACATTTTAGGAACACGTGGaaccatttttttatgttctttcagACGGACGCGTTGATCTGATTTACAACTCTcagcaaacaaacacatctAGTAATAAtagttaacatttattttgaaagggctAGAGCTGGGAAGCGGAAGTACGAGGTTAGCCTAGCGCGAATTTCTTGCATTGTAAGGCGGTGCTGTGCGCCAAGTCCTTATAGTTGTTGGAGAAACCAAAGTCCTCTCTTATGTAGCTACAGCCAGACATTTCAAGGTATCCGGGTGAcgctttagtttagtttttggtGAGTTTAACTTTCATCTCAGCTGCGTTATTAGCAGCTAACTGTGTTGGGATTAGCTGAACCGCTGTCAGGTGCTCTGAACTTTGGTGCGATACTGAAGACTGTCTGTCTTTGCACTGGCTTTCAGGAAAACATGGCGGAGCTGATGGACGGTGGCCTGGAAGACGGAGAAATTTCCGGCTCGGACTCTGAGATGGGTGGCGCTGCGGCCGAACTAGCGCGAGTTCGGGGGCTTTCGGCGTTCGGCGGGGACTCCTTCCAGCACAGACCCGCTACTGTTAACCAGCTTCCCGCCGCCGCCTACCGGAGCTCCGCCAAGGCGGCGGAGTCTAGCGACAGTGACGCGGACTCGTCAGACGAGGAGGCCGCTGTGTGGCGTCGAAAGCGGCTAAAGGTGTCAAACGCCCCGCCGCCGGCCGCAGCCTGTCCCGCGCGGTTCGGTCCGCCCCCCGTGTCCGCCTGCGGGGCGCCTGGAAGCCGCAAGGTGAACAACATCTGGGGCTCAGTGGTGCAAGAGCAGTGCCAGGATGCCATAACCGCGGAGCTGGGTGTGTTTGGCATGGAGGGCGTCAGCATGGCCAGCAGAAGTGTTGAGACTTATAACTTCGTCTTGGCTCGGAAGATGATGGAGAAGGAGAGGGAGATGGAGAGGCAGTCTAGGCAGGAAGGAGAGGTGAGCATGCTGGATGCTGATCTGGAGGATTACATGAAAGGCCGAGGGTCAGAGGACAGAGCGGGGGGTGACGCTAAGAGAAAGCGGCCTGCCAAAGACAGAATAGGACCTAAAGCCGAGATGCACATCAAGGGCCGGTATGAGATCACAGAGGACGACCCAGACGATAAGGTGGTGGAGGAGATCGCGTACAGACTGCAGGAGCCGAAGAAAGAACTGATCGAGCGAGTGGTCCGGGTCGTTGGGAAGAAAAAAGCCATAGAACTGCTGGGAGAGACTGCCACGCTGGAGGAAAACGGTGGCATGTACACTATGGATGGGAGCAGGCGGCGAACACCTGGCGGAGTGTTCCTCAACCTGCTGAAGAACATGCCCAGCGTCAGCAAGACCCAGATCAAGAAGATCTTCCTGGAGGAGCACCAGAGGGACTGCAAGAGCAAGAAGGCGGCGCAGAAGCGAAGGCGGCACGTGCTGGCCAAGAAGATGAAGCAGGCCATCGGCACGCTGAACCTGCAGGAGCATGACGATGTCTCCAGGGAGACGTTCGCCAGCGACACCAACGAGGCCTTGGAGTCGCTGGAGGAGCCTGCAGAGGgagagggggaggaagaggaagaggcgaaggaggaagctgctgctgggacTGAGGAGACGCCTGTGGTCTACAACTCTGCAGACCTGGAGGTCTTCTGAGGGGGGATTCCAGCGAGAACAAAAGTAACTCTTGACTACAGTGAAAATGGCACActgaaagcactgcattttGGAGAACATCGAACTCTCCGACTctggtgtctgttttttgtttgtaataaaagaatctgtgctgaaatagttttttttttttgggttcTGGCTTGATATGATCATTGCCTTTAAATAAGTTTTGTCTGAACCTTTTGATGTTCTCTCCAACTACAGTGACCTTTATCATTGTAGCTGAGGTTGGATTCTGATCTATTAAACTCATTACAAAGCATTAATGATTCAGTAATATTTAACCCAGCCAATGATGGCCTTTCTCAACGCTGCCACAGTTAGAAAAAGAACAGCCGGAAGTTTGCATCAACAACGCAGCATCTCTGGAGTTCTGTTCAGGCATGGCGCAAACTCCACAACAAGGATGAACTATAGTTATTGCAGTCCCGACAAAAGCCCACTAGGTGGCAGACATGCTACTTACCAGAACAGAGCGTCTTCTTGAAcgtttaacattttgtcacgcTACAACCAGAACCTTGCATTTTGATAAATTTTTGCGACTAACAgacaagagcagaaaaaaatatatacttgtttttttatttacaaatacaattttttttaagagcaaTGAGAATTTTATAGTCCAGTTTATTCTGATTTCCGTGAATAACCTCAGATTTCACATCATTAGCAAATGAAGTCCATCCGTTTGTGATTTATACTCATAAATCCAGCAATTTTGTTagagaacagagagaaaagagagaacggaaatatatataaagtatatatactttatatatatactttatataaaaagtatatttttatataaatatacttttatataaaagtatatttacttttatatttacttttatataGGGAGAATAACCCTACTTCCCCCcacaccctttttttttttgcactggaGTTGTGTGCACTACTTTCCTCTAATAGATAGAGAAAAATTTGTGGAGTTGCTTAGTTCCTCCAACCTGCCCATGACATACGCTATACTTATTTTGTCAgggaaactgtaaaaaaaaaaaaaaaagtcttgtatTTActataaatttttaaatatattactttaatatatattaaagtatatattaatactttaaaattaatatattaaaGTATTAATTTGCTATAATTAATAGCAAATTATGTTGTTGGCTCAAAAACCTTGTATTATTTGGCAGTTACATCATTgcctttacatttaaaattgatAAATTCATAACATCGTTGGTTGTGATTACATCAGCGGCTGCTACAGATGGAATTCGTAGATCTGAATTCCAACTTCCATAATAAATCGAAAGCAGAATTAGCTTCAAATAAAGAATCACTGGTGGATATTTTTCTATAAAGGCAAAATGCACGCATTAGTGCGCCTGTAATGCCCTGTTTAAGAGAAGCTGTAACATTTCAGGAAGCAATTTCTGCTTCGTTTAAGTTAAACGTTTAAATCTCGCCTCACAAATGGCTTCAACTGACAGCTGAGCCTAAATCAAAGTAAAGTTTCCCGTGGTCTGACAGAAACCCAGAAACTGGGGGAGCGTTTAAAGGCGGCGGTGGATTTGTCGCCTGAAACGCGTTGAAGAGGATCATTACGTCCGCTCATGGCTGCCACATGAAAGCCCAGAGGCATGCCTCATAATCCCGTCACTTAGCGACTGTCTGAGTTGCTTGTGGATGTGCTTTCTCTGATAATCTGTTGCTACGACATCGCCTTGAAAAAGTATCCCTACCCCACACAACCAACTCCTCTGAGCCAAATCACTTTTCACTGCAAATACAGCTTCTCTCAACTTGGAGAGGACATGTCTGACAACTAGCTGGTTGGTatattctcccacctgagcagTGTATCTATGTCGCTCCTAGAGTTAGCATGAGCCTCTAGgctgtttctctgtttaatgATCTCTGTCAGTTTGCATGTAGGGCATTGGGTTGCAATGGATTTTATGTAGGGAGTATACTGTAGAACAAGAAGCACATCAACGTTGTGAGATTGTAGGGTGGGAATACTTTTCCGAGGTACAgtaagtggtaaaaaaaaaaaaaaaggcaagctAATTAAGTCTACAAAAAGGTAAGGAGACCGGGGTGTATTACTGTCACGTCCTCTGATGTTTTGCTGTGGTTTATCTCATTTGTCACCCTGAGTAGAAATTAGATATTTACTTTAATCGCAAAAGTGATCAAAGCCTGGATTATCAAAGAACTTGGTGCGCTGCAGGAGGTGAGTGATATTCTGCCTCATCTTATTCATGTGGATTTGTTACCCACTGTCTCTGGTCTCAGGGCCTCTGCATCTGTCACCTGGCAACGAACTTGTTGCCTGGATACAGCACGCCATTTCTTATTTCCCTTGGATCAAACAAGACCAGAGCTGAATTGCTGGTATCTTTGGGTGACCCAGTTCATCTGTGACACAGACGGATTACTCACTACTTAGCATGTCCCACCGTGAGCTCTTTAGTGTCTTGCGATGAccagaaaagcagaagtgacgTTTTGTACCTGTCAGAGCAAATCTCGGAGACATCAGGAGGGGTTTCCGTCACTGTCCACCACAGATTTGCACTCCGACCGAAGAAAGACTAGGATCTCTTTCTGACCAGTCTCTCTCTCCCCTGTAGCATGTCCTCTCAGCTACAGTATTTGGCCCAGAGTACAGCACCAAAGGTGAGTTAGATAACATCATCAGATGACTATCGAGAAGAGGCAGTGACTCATCTCTTTCTGTGAAACAAAGGTGACCCAGTTGGGAGTGGTGAAGAGACAACGGATCACATTCATTAAGTATGTCAGCTCTGGGGGAGACTGTAAGATTAATTCCTGCTATGGTTGCTAGAAAACAAACCTGGATATTTTGTTTGCAAGGACCTTGATATCAGATGTTTTATGtgcaattattattttgtctacTTAGGGACTAAAAGCTCCCCAAACCATGAATGAACTGGGAGTAAGGCAAAcgtttggtttaattttaattgcCACAACCAGACCTGATTGCTGCCTTGCCTGTGGAGTCAGCTTTAGTGTTTTCGTTGGTAGCTTGGTGGAAAGCACTTTCacctgccttgttgctgaaatgtgatatacaaataaatttgacttgacTAGTTAGACGTTGCTTTTAAGTTAAATTGACCAATTTTGAGGTAGTCCAATGTCAAATTCATTTTGAAACCAAGAATTGGGTGCGGAAGATTCAATTACATCATTATTTTCCTTCCGTGTTGCATAGTTATTCTGGACAATCCACAGTGCAAAGTCTACATACACTAATCATaggtgtgttttttatttttaattgactcGTTCTTTGCCAAAATGGATGACTGACCATATTTAACCACCGCAACTACACAAAATTGGTTGAGTTAAGCTCAAATGTGTTGCTGGAACGCCAAACTGTGTCTAAGTTTAAATATCTAGTCACTGATTTGACTCGAAGTTGATGGATTTGGAGGTAGACCTCTTCTACATTATTCCTCCAACCTTTCCAAAACCAGTTTTCATGGTGCGCCGGAAACCATTGCTCtgctgaaacaaaaagaaactcgCTGATTGCTACTTAAAACATGGGGACAGAAGGGACCTAATTTAATGAGTGGATATGTCTCTTTGTCTCTCAAGCAACTACTAGCAAAACGTAGAGCAACGGAGTGATTTGAAATCTTAGTTGTGTTGTCTTTTTGTTACCTAAGAATATATTTGAGTGGGTATGAAGCCTCTGTGTCTAAATGCAGCTCCAAAGCCACCGGtttcctttttaatttcctCCCTTTTGACGAACTAGAAGTGGCGTTTTCCCAAGCATTCCCTTCAGTTCCTCATGCCTCGACGTGGGTGACCTTTTTAGTTCTGGCTTACCAGCCAACTGTGCCAGCAGTATTTATGCCTCTACTCTTGCAATGCACCATCCTTCTGCGACACAATTACTGCTGATTATACAGCAAAGCAGGTCATTCCTGCTGTGACGTTCAGGAAGCCTTAATTAGAATTTCACTGGAAGGAAACCTCATGTACTGTCGTGTAATTATGAAATGTCAACTGATAATGACTGGGTTTAAATGTGGAAGCATTCTGCGAGTGGCAGATGAACACATTTCTCACTTCTTCGATTTTCTCCCCGCTTGGAATCAAAGGGAAATGTACTGTTTCAGAGGCACAGGTGGACTTAGTAGAGCAGATTACTGACGCAAAGCAAGACGAGAATCTCCAGTTGGAATTTTCTTTagatctaataaaaaaaaaaaagcaaaaaaaaaaaaagcattgtcACCATTGTTATGAAAATGATTCAGGTTTGGCCCCTTTTTGGCTTGCATTGTGGCCTAGTACATATGCACCAGTTTTCATGTGCATATGTGAAACTGTTCAAAGGGACCATTTATGCCCATTTTAACTGTTTTGATATACACAATAATTTAATTAGCTTGAACTTACGCCAACATTTCCGGGATTTTCATGTGCTTAAGTTCATATGTTGGAAGACCAATAATGTAAAAACTCTGGCATTTTAATAACAGCTTCTACGGAAGCCCAGACAGGCAAGGgaagagcttttttttatatatacttttaTCAGTCtgactgaatttaattttttccatctgaaaataacaataataacaaaaagcTTAGATTCAAATATTGTcaagttttgtttagttttggttttttctcCAGAAATTTTTTGCCTGGAGAGGAgtacaaaatattgtgatgtgtgaaatttgatcaattttacaCCTGGATAAAAGGTGTAAAATTtatagaaaaagacagaaagatttTTTCTATAAAGTCTTTCTGACTATAAGATAAATTTTGCTCATTTCTACAGCagtaaggaaaagaaaaatgtatcttaAGTGTTCTATTTTTCCTTGCTTAAGCCCTAAATTAcaagatggaaaacaaattgatttaaaaatttttgaaagtctttttcttcttttcaaccATCACACAcaggaaaggagaaaaaaaaatttttttgcacgagaagaaaaaaataaaactggaaaagaaaaatttatttatttttttccttgttggatgataacagaaaaaaaaacttggaaatatgGCATGACAGAATCTTTCCCCCACTTGCCATTTTGGGCTGACGTGGAAAAGAAGACGTTTAgaataatttgattttttttttttcttttcccgtGTGTGTTgcaagacaagaaaaagaagaaacctaagcatgaaaaacaagacttgagaaaacatttttcctactCTCTTGGTAGAGAAAAATTCTTTTGTAGTCAGAAATGATTAACAGCAAAAAATAGATCAAACTTTTTgcatcataatttttttaattctcttctatcggaaaaaaaaaaacttccaaatggagaataaaacatttctgtaaatattttaacatgcaAGTAAGTCACGTTCTTACTTGACTTTTAAAGTGAAGAGAAATACCATCCAGCCACATCTAGAGAAATggacattttcttcctctttttttgcctTTCAGGGCTTCCGTACACTTCAGTTTTAATGCCAAGTCCtaattaaaaagagaaagaaattaaaatattcaacactaaacttttaatttcaattGCATGCATAGAAGTGTCAACCAACAGAGTGGAAAGCAGAGATGCAAACTTTTCACAGTCTTGCTAGTAACATACATTCTTATATATTCTTGTGACAGACGAGGCACTTGAACTTAAAAGTGCAGGACAAGTCAGTTAATAAGATTCTCTTGTCAAGCATGGACTCAGACTGACAGATTGCTCTGGGATCGCTATTAATGGCCCAGTTTGAAGTCGTTTGCATGGAAACAATAGGCCTGCCTGCCTCCAAGATGGATGAGCAATCGCTACTCTCCATCACTACTTTGGTTTTCATTTGGAAAAGCACATTCTCAGACAAAAACTCCTAGAGCTGTGTGATGCCATCATCACAAAGATCTCTGAAGACTTGCtacaaatgaaaaagtttttgttcaGCCTGATTTGGATAGC encodes the following:
- the phax gene encoding phosphorylated adapter RNA export protein, encoding MAELMDGGLEDGEISGSDSEMGGAAAELARVRGLSAFGGDSFQHRPATVNQLPAAAYRSSAKAAESSDSDADSSDEEAAVWRRKRLKVSNAPPPAAACPARFGPPPVSACGAPGSRKVNNIWGSVVQEQCQDAITAELGVFGMEGVSMASRSVETYNFVLARKMMEKEREMERQSRQEGEVSMLDADLEDYMKGRGSEDRAGGDAKRKRPAKDRIGPKAEMHIKGRYEITEDDPDDKVVEEIAYRLQEPKKELIERVVRVVGKKKAIELLGETATLEENGGMYTMDGSRRRTPGGVFLNLLKNMPSVSKTQIKKIFLEEHQRDCKSKKAAQKRRRHVLAKKMKQAIGTLNLQEHDDVSRETFASDTNEALESLEEPAEGEGEEEEEAKEEAAAGTEETPVVYNSADLEVF